From Candidatus Nomurabacteria bacterium, one genomic window encodes:
- the mltG gene encoding endolytic transglycosylase MltG has product MSEERVNFHPNTMEPSSAKIRRVHWIFKLLAMIVILGACTLGVLYWYLNRLNQPPVLFPIDQAVTIEQGMNVNAITEMLAEKHIVQSKALLYYIILLFHDPTDIKASTYVFEHPLTTGEIALQLTQGDFDTDLVRFTHIEGERATMIAARAADVLPNFNPSNFIAEAEPLEGRLYPDTYFIPADYTDKQLLTLLLETFDEKTAPLEAQVASSSLSFDEILVLASIIEREANTPESMRLVSSVLQNRLEIDMALQTDASIEYILDKPLSELTPEDLEINSLYNTYLYPGLPPTPIGNPGLDAIMAVLEPAESEYFYYITDNEGVFHFSETYNQHLRNIDLYLK; this is encoded by the coding sequence ATGTCAGAAGAACGAGTCAACTTTCACCCGAACACTATGGAACCAAGTTCAGCCAAGATTCGTCGGGTGCACTGGATATTTAAGCTCCTGGCCATGATTGTCATCCTCGGTGCATGTACACTTGGCGTTCTATACTGGTATCTCAATAGGCTAAACCAGCCACCAGTACTATTTCCTATTGATCAAGCGGTGACCATTGAACAAGGCATGAATGTTAATGCGATCACTGAGATGCTTGCAGAAAAGCATATTGTTCAATCTAAGGCCTTACTGTACTACATCATACTGCTCTTCCATGATCCTACAGACATTAAGGCAAGCACGTATGTGTTTGAACACCCACTTACAACGGGCGAAATTGCACTACAACTCACGCAGGGTGACTTCGATACAGATCTTGTACGCTTCACACACATAGAAGGTGAACGAGCAACAATGATCGCAGCCCGTGCTGCTGATGTACTACCGAATTTTAATCCCTCTAATTTCATTGCCGAAGCTGAGCCTCTGGAAGGTAGGTTGTATCCTGACACTTATTTTATTCCAGCAGATTACACCGATAAGCAACTTCTAACACTTTTGTTGGAGACCTTCGACGAAAAAACTGCGCCTCTTGAAGCGCAAGTCGCGTCATCCTCACTTTCTTTTGACGAAATTCTAGTCCTTGCCTCCATTATTGAACGTGAAGCAAACACCCCAGAATCTATGCGCCTGGTGTCGAGTGTACTGCAGAACCGCCTGGAAATAGACATGGCCCTACAAACAGACGCTTCCATAGAATACATCCTCGACAAACCACTTTCTGAACTTACTCCTGAAGATCTAGAAATTAACTCCTTATACAACACTTACCTCTATCCTGGGTTACCTCCAACACCAATTGGCAATCCTGGCCTTGATGCGATCATGGCCGTTCTCGAACCAGCAGAGAGTGAATATTTCTACTACATCACAGATAACGAAGGAGTGTTCCATTTTTCTGAGACATACAACCAACATTTGCGAAATATCGACCTCTATCTCAAATGA
- the mnmA gene encoding tRNA 2-thiouridine(34) synthase MnmA has translation MQQKETVFVGLSGGVDSSVAAARLLARGYEVVGVFIKVWHPDFMVCNWEQERLDAMRVAAHLGIPFLTCDAEAAYRDEVAQYFIEEYRAGRTPNPDVMCNQHVKFGAFLRFAKEKGATYIATGHYAQRVDGERGPELHRGVDSGKDQTYFLWSLGDEQLGAALFPVGDTPKEQIRKEAEQLGIPVADKKDSQGICFLGHVDIPEFLSHYIDLEPGNVLSEQGEAIGTHKGALVYTLGQRHGFTLNTHDTSRHAMFVTSRDIENNTITVGEARPSAAPHGTITLTNTTLRSPLSPGNQIEAQFRYRQTPFKIEIISVGENELALKTLESTEQPAAGQSCVLYEGQHCLGGGTVL, from the coding sequence ATGCAACAGAAGGAAACCGTGTTTGTCGGACTTTCGGGAGGAGTTGATTCGTCGGTAGCGGCCGCGCGCCTTTTGGCGCGCGGCTACGAGGTAGTCGGCGTCTTCATCAAAGTCTGGCATCCTGATTTCATGGTCTGCAATTGGGAACAAGAACGACTCGACGCTATGCGCGTTGCTGCACATCTTGGTATTCCTTTTCTCACCTGTGATGCCGAAGCGGCGTATCGTGACGAAGTAGCTCAATATTTTATTGAAGAATACCGAGCCGGACGCACGCCAAACCCCGATGTAATGTGCAACCAGCACGTTAAGTTTGGCGCATTCTTACGCTTTGCAAAAGAAAAAGGTGCCACCTACATTGCCACTGGGCACTACGCACAACGCGTAGATGGTGAGCGCGGCCCCGAGCTACATCGTGGAGTAGATAGCGGTAAAGATCAAACATACTTCCTCTGGAGCCTCGGAGATGAGCAGCTCGGGGCCGCGCTTTTCCCAGTCGGTGACACACCAAAAGAGCAAATTCGCAAAGAAGCTGAGCAGCTCGGCATACCAGTTGCAGACAAGAAAGACAGCCAGGGCATCTGTTTTCTTGGCCACGTCGATATTCCAGAGTTCCTCTCGCACTACATCGATCTTGAACCTGGCAATGTTTTGAGTGAACAAGGTGAGGCGATCGGAACACACAAAGGCGCGCTGGTGTACACTCTTGGCCAGCGACACGGCTTTACTTTAAACACACATGACACAAGCCGCCACGCGATGTTTGTGACCAGTCGAGATATTGAAAATAACACCATTACCGTAGGGGAGGCGCGGCCTTCGGCCGCGCCTCATGGCACCATCACCCTCACCAACACCACCCTTCGCTCACCCCTTTCACCAGGCAATCAGATCGAAGCGCAGTTCCGTTACCGCCAAACCCCATTTAAAATTGAGATAATCAGTGTAGGCGAGAACGAACTAGCACTTAAAACTCTTGAATCAACCGAGCAACCAGCAGCGGGTCAATCTTGTGTCTTATACGAAGGTCAACACTGCCTTGGCGGTGGTACAGTACTGTAA
- a CDS encoding ATPase, whose protein sequence is MSVLITKADGTTEYFKVEKLRRSLRRAGASPDEINEIIADVDKTLVDGIRTQEIYRHAFDLLRRSRPPAAARYSLRRALFSLGPTGFPFESFLARLFQQDGYTTKTGITIQGKCAPHEIDVAAYRDDHSFVGEAKFHARPGIKSDLQVAMYSYARLLDLKNAQVCQDDTCGIKEFWLITNTKFTTTAQNYGNCVGLKMLSWDYPKHGNLHDRIQDTGIYPITVLQNLNAAQAEMLISRDIILCRELIQNEHILRHLHLSKRKHEALIQEAKDVMDGRA, encoded by the coding sequence ATGTCAGTTCTCATCACTAAAGCCGATGGTACTACCGAGTATTTTAAGGTAGAAAAACTGCGCCGTTCACTTCGCCGTGCTGGTGCCAGTCCTGATGAGATAAACGAGATCATAGCTGATGTCGACAAGACACTTGTCGATGGCATCCGCACTCAAGAGATCTATCGTCACGCCTTTGATCTTCTCCGTCGCAGCAGGCCACCAGCCGCTGCTCGCTACTCACTCCGGCGCGCACTCTTTAGTCTCGGACCTACCGGCTTTCCATTTGAGTCATTCTTAGCTAGACTCTTTCAACAAGACGGTTACACCACCAAGACTGGCATTACTATTCAAGGCAAGTGCGCACCACACGAGATCGATGTCGCAGCCTATCGAGACGACCACAGTTTTGTGGGAGAAGCTAAATTCCACGCGAGGCCAGGAATCAAATCCGATCTGCAGGTTGCCATGTATTCCTACGCACGCCTGCTCGACCTCAAAAATGCGCAGGTCTGCCAAGATGACACCTGTGGCATCAAAGAATTCTGGCTCATTACCAACACTAAATTTACGACTACGGCTCAGAACTACGGTAACTGCGTTGGTCTCAAAATGTTGAGTTGGGATTATCCAAAGCACGGCAACCTACACGATCGTATCCAGGACACCGGGATCTACCCGATCACTGTCCTACAAAACCTCAATGCTGCTCAAGCTGAAATGCTTATCTCACGCGACATCATTCTTTGTCGGGAACTGATCCAAAATGAGCACATTTTAAGACATTTGCACCTCTCAAAACGTAAACATGAGGCGCTAATACAAGAAGCAAAAGATGTGATGGACGGTCGTGCATAA
- a CDS encoding PD-(D/E)XK nuclease family protein, giving the protein MAEYTYKYNPNRNAKWNYGGENWKLSRSKIDFFYECPRCFYLDNVLGTKRPGFPSFNLNIAVDELFKKEFDVHRAAGTKHPICEKYKVNAVPFQHAKMDEWRDPFVGIMHTHESTGLVVSGGVDDIWITPEGKLIIVDYKSTSKEGTIDKLGDSPWEQQYTRQLGVYRWLLEKNGFKVEDTGYLVYANASKDEAGFDDKLVFETTLVPVETSVKWIEPALEKIKACLEQKNLPPKGDSCEFCPYREAAGKKLQAVHFANK; this is encoded by the coding sequence ATGGCCGAATATACATACAAATACAACCCGAACCGCAACGCCAAATGGAACTATGGTGGCGAAAACTGGAAACTCTCACGCAGTAAGATCGACTTTTTCTACGAATGTCCACGCTGTTTTTATCTCGATAATGTCCTCGGTACCAAACGACCCGGCTTCCCGAGCTTTAATCTCAACATCGCAGTGGATGAACTCTTTAAAAAAGAGTTCGACGTCCACCGCGCCGCCGGCACCAAACACCCGATCTGCGAAAAATACAAAGTAAACGCAGTGCCATTTCAGCATGCCAAAATGGATGAGTGGCGGGATCCGTTTGTCGGTATTATGCATACCCACGAATCTACCGGACTAGTAGTAAGCGGGGGAGTCGACGATATTTGGATCACTCCTGAAGGCAAGTTGATCATCGTTGACTACAAGTCAACTTCAAAGGAAGGCACAATCGACAAGCTCGGCGACAGCCCATGGGAACAGCAGTACACGAGGCAGCTAGGCGTGTATCGTTGGCTTCTTGAAAAGAACGGCTTCAAGGTGGAAGACACCGGCTATCTGGTGTATGCCAATGCCAGCAAGGACGAGGCAGGCTTTGACGACAAACTTGTCTTCGAAACCACCCTGGTCCCGGTAGAAACCAGCGTCAAATGGATCGAACCAGCTCTCGAGAAGATCAAAGCCTGCCTTGAACAAAAGAACCTCCCACCAAAAGGCGACTCCTGTGAATTCTGCCCATATAGAGAGGCGGCTGGGAAGAAGTTGCAGGCAGTGCATTTCGCAAACAAGTAA
- a CDS encoding MGMT family protein, with translation MIDFTERVRAVVKAIPVGKVMTYAEVAAVAGNPKAARAVANIMARNFDPEIPCHRVIRSDGRPGGYNRGGEKVKQALLEEERASSNFRQEKAGN, from the coding sequence ATGATCGACTTCACTGAACGGGTACGAGCAGTAGTTAAAGCCATTCCTGTAGGCAAGGTAATGACCTACGCCGAAGTCGCAGCGGTAGCGGGAAATCCCAAAGCCGCCCGGGCGGTCGCCAATATCATGGCGAGGAATTTTGATCCAGAGATACCGTGTCACCGCGTGATACGCTCTGACGGACGCCCGGGCGGTTATAATCGAGGCGGTGAGAAAGTAAAGCAAGCATTACTCGAAGAAGAGAGAGCGTCTAGCAATTTCCGGCAGGAAAAGGCCGGAAATTGA
- a CDS encoding bifunctional (p)ppGpp synthetase/guanosine-3',5'-bis(diphosphate) 3'-pyrophosphohydrolase produces the protein MYTYKIEQAIKAAALLHQDQLRKGDIGLPYITHLMAVMMILRDYTTDEDTLVAALLHDTLEDTDYTIEELQEDFGKTVAQYVETVTEQRNESSGKLEWAEIKKAYAKQLKKGPEQAVMIAAADKIHNLRSMVEDYYDNHDGFLREFGTNLDSRLEAYQSIANAINSRISDGIVHEFNNTFSAYKEFLLDVQESLN, from the coding sequence ATGTATACGTACAAGATCGAACAAGCCATCAAAGCCGCTGCACTCCTGCATCAGGATCAGCTGCGGAAAGGTGACATTGGTCTGCCGTATATTACACACCTCATGGCGGTCATGATGATCCTTCGCGACTACACCACCGACGAAGACACACTGGTCGCAGCCCTACTGCACGACACGCTTGAAGATACTGACTACACGATTGAAGAGCTGCAGGAAGATTTCGGAAAGACAGTGGCGCAATATGTAGAAACCGTGACAGAGCAGCGCAATGAAAGCAGCGGTAAACTCGAGTGGGCAGAGATCAAAAAAGCATACGCCAAACAGCTCAAGAAAGGTCCTGAGCAAGCAGTCATGATCGCCGCGGCAGACAAGATCCACAACCTCCGTTCCATGGTCGAAGACTACTACGATAATCACGACGGTTTCCTGCGTGAATTTGGCACAAATCTTGACTCCCGCCTCGAGGCTTATCAAAGTATCGCCAATGCTATCAATAGTCGCATCTCTGATGGTATAGTGCATGAGTTCAACAACACATTTTCAGCCTATAAAGAATTCCTTCTCGATGTCCAAGAAAGTCTCAACTAA
- a CDS encoding insulinase family protein codes for MSKKVSTKPRTISGYLYEKTVGDIEVYKLKSNDLRVLYLHRPDTGTVTNNLTYLVGARDEVRGETGLAHMLEHMLFKPTKYDNQHRIKEGSAMHFERVTGAILNANTWKDRTTYYFSAPTALFDEMLRIEADRIENVVLTDDVFKPEQGNVLSEYDMYNGDPHFALAEQMCSTAYLSHPYGHETLGYREDIEDFTAEKLERFYRNYYRPDNATLMVVGDVDRVTVLEAIKKHFAGIKNPNTPIPRHTIREPKQEGTRRITIERPSTTNIVSIGFKHPGFPSKEWFTTQVMLDVLAGGPESILHKLLVDTGRAASADTMCEPTSEENLGTLSITLSPTESHATIEADVLAAIEKISQKDITALVTKAKANMITDELFGRTDSLKIVNELTEYVAARDLEAYTKTAEILASITPKDVFARLKASFINTNLTIGYFIGKQ; via the coding sequence ATGTCCAAGAAAGTCTCAACTAAGCCACGAACCATTTCTGGTTATCTCTATGAAAAAACGGTTGGTGATATTGAAGTATATAAATTGAAGAGCAATGACCTGCGCGTGCTGTATTTGCACCGACCAGACACCGGCACGGTCACAAACAACCTAACCTACCTGGTCGGTGCGCGTGACGAAGTACGAGGTGAAACCGGGCTCGCACACATGCTCGAGCATATGTTGTTTAAGCCGACCAAATACGACAACCAGCATCGCATCAAGGAAGGATCCGCGATGCATTTTGAGCGGGTCACAGGTGCTATTTTGAATGCTAACACCTGGAAAGACCGCACCACGTACTACTTCAGCGCCCCGACCGCACTCTTTGACGAGATGTTGCGCATCGAGGCTGACCGAATTGAAAATGTTGTGCTGACCGATGACGTATTTAAGCCAGAGCAGGGCAATGTGCTAAGTGAGTACGACATGTACAACGGGGACCCACACTTCGCGCTTGCCGAGCAGATGTGTAGCACTGCATATCTTTCACATCCGTATGGCCACGAAACACTTGGCTACCGTGAAGATATCGAGGATTTCACCGCTGAAAAACTTGAGCGCTTTTATCGCAACTACTATCGTCCAGACAACGCAACGTTGATGGTGGTGGGTGATGTTGACCGAGTCACCGTACTCGAAGCTATCAAAAAACACTTTGCTGGCATCAAAAATCCAAACACCCCGATACCACGTCACACAATCCGCGAACCAAAACAAGAAGGAACTCGACGGATCACAATTGAGCGACCCTCGACCACCAACATCGTCTCGATCGGCTTCAAGCACCCCGGCTTTCCAAGCAAGGAGTGGTTCACTACTCAGGTGATGCTCGATGTGCTAGCAGGTGGTCCTGAAAGCATCCTTCACAAGCTGCTTGTCGACACCGGCCGAGCAGCAAGCGCAGACACCATGTGTGAACCTACCTCAGAAGAAAACCTAGGCACTCTCAGTATTACGCTTTCACCTACGGAGTCACACGCAACCATTGAAGCAGATGTACTAGCTGCGATAGAGAAGATCAGTCAGAAAGATATCACAGCGCTCGTCACCAAAGCCAAGGCCAACATGATCACCGACGAGCTCTTTGGGCGCACTGACTCACTAAAGATCGTAAATGAGCTCACCGAATACGTTGCTGCTCGTGATCTCGAGGCCTACACCAAAACTGCCGAGATCCTTGCGTCGATCACCCCAAAAGACGTCTTTGCGCGCTTAAAAGCATCCTTTATCAACACCAATCTAACCATTGGCTACTTTATTGGCAAGCAGTAA
- a CDS encoding insulinase family protein: MHYHIDRQEAFSLGSIEATDEGVVLAHLSVDTHTDNSVLEQALHYMYPDALLSGAGSYSREKFLHEVNMLGASINTSISNGILQITLRSTSVVFPKLLKLVEVMLTKPTFATSELARIRTTTANELHIKQENSSALAHEAMRNAMYSTTDRRFSASPQVLTSTLQKVTQKDLQRFHESVLAASWTCSIAGTKENISDLSKLVRKLKKGEATLITSAHKQKATTNKVLLTNIPSRSNIDFSIGVPIPITIHHPDYLPLMFGLGVLSIPGFAGRLMNTVRDKEGLTYGIYGYLESFSGTEQGYARIVTFFNPPQTIQGITSTFREIKKIYESGITAAEFDRFQTIFTTKQSLLQDSLLRQLADLHSYNVHGFTVDEIAAHKAKLANITRKEVNDAIKKYLDPTRFIISGAGPTKASEKDLRKFVSTLTKG; the protein is encoded by the coding sequence ATGCACTATCACATTGACCGACAAGAAGCATTTTCGCTCGGCTCTATCGAAGCTACCGATGAAGGTGTTGTGCTCGCGCATCTGAGCGTAGACACTCACACTGACAACAGTGTACTTGAGCAAGCATTACACTACATGTATCCTGATGCACTTCTTTCTGGTGCTGGTTCGTACTCTCGGGAAAAATTCCTACACGAAGTAAACATGCTCGGAGCAAGCATCAATACAAGTATCTCAAACGGCATACTACAGATCACCCTCCGCAGCACTAGCGTCGTATTCCCAAAGCTTCTGAAGCTAGTCGAAGTCATGCTCACTAAGCCGACTTTTGCCACTAGCGAGCTAGCCCGTATCCGCACCACTACCGCCAATGAGCTGCATATAAAACAAGAAAATAGTAGCGCTCTTGCCCATGAAGCAATGCGTAATGCAATGTATAGCACAACGGACCGCCGCTTCAGTGCGTCACCACAAGTTCTTACGAGCACCCTTCAAAAAGTCACTCAGAAGGATCTGCAGCGATTCCATGAGTCAGTCTTGGCGGCAAGCTGGACCTGCAGCATCGCTGGAACTAAAGAAAATATCAGTGATCTCAGCAAACTCGTGCGCAAGCTCAAGAAGGGCGAAGCGACACTCATCACCAGCGCACACAAGCAGAAAGCCACGACCAATAAGGTCTTACTGACCAACATTCCGAGTCGCAGCAACATCGACTTTAGCATTGGCGTGCCAATTCCGATCACCATTCACCACCCAGACTATCTGCCGCTTATGTTTGGACTTGGTGTACTGTCCATCCCTGGCTTTGCTGGCCGCCTCATGAATACTGTGCGAGACAAGGAAGGACTCACGTACGGTATCTATGGGTATCTGGAGAGTTTTTCTGGTACAGAACAAGGCTACGCGAGAATCGTAACCTTCTTCAATCCGCCACAAACCATCCAAGGTATCACCTCAACCTTTCGTGAGATCAAGAAGATCTACGAGTCTGGCATCACGGCGGCAGAATTTGACCGCTTTCAGACCATCTTCACTACGAAGCAAAGCCTGCTCCAAGACTCACTCTTGCGCCAGCTCGCTGACTTACATAGCTACAATGTGCATGGCTTTACGGTAGACGAGATCGCTGCTCACAAAGCCAAACTCGCCAACATAACCCGAAAAGAGGTAAACGATGCGATCAAAAAGTATCTAGACCCAACCAGGTTCATTATCAGTGGTGCCGGACCAACTAAAGCCTCGGAGAAAGACTTGCGAAAATTCGTAAGTACCCTCACTAAAGGATAA